A part of Streptomyces sp. SLBN-31 genomic DNA contains:
- a CDS encoding DUF397 domain-containing protein → MAIRQGATDTWTKSSYSTGNGACVEIKSPVVAAMAVRDSKVTEGPVLAFPAEAWNTFVASIKA, encoded by the coding sequence ATGGCAATTCGTCAGGGCGCCACGGACACGTGGACCAAGTCCTCGTACTCCACGGGCAACGGCGCGTGCGTCGAGATCAAGTCACCGGTTGTCGCGGCGATGGCCGTCCGGGACTCCAAGGTCACCGAGGGCCCGGTGCTGGCCTTCCCGGCCGAGGCGTGGAACACGTTCGTCGCGTCGATCAAGGCGTAG